A stretch of Pristiophorus japonicus isolate sPriJap1 chromosome 12, sPriJap1.hap1, whole genome shotgun sequence DNA encodes these proteins:
- the LOC139277667 gene encoding 14-3-3 protein beta/alpha-1-like isoform X2 codes for MEKSELVQKAKLAEQAERYDDMAAAMKGITEKGDELSNEERNLLSVAYKNVVGARRSSWRVISSIEQKNEGSDKKQTMAKSYREKIEKELQDICTDVLGLLDKFLIANATQADSEVFYLKMKGDYYRYLSEVANGDQKTATVENSQQAYQQAFEISKMKMESTHPIRLGLALNFSVFYYEILNSPEKACQLAKSAFDDAIAELDSLGDDSYKDSTLIMQLLRDNLTLWTSDTQQEEAETGEGEN; via the exons ATGGAAAAAAGTGAGCTGGTCCAGAAAGCTAAGCTTGCCGAGCAGGCTGAGCGCTACGATGACATGGCAGCCGCGATGAAAGGCATCACGGAGAAAGGCGATGAACTCTCAAATGAGGAGCGGAACCTGCTTTCCGTCGCCTACAAGAACGTTGTTGGGGCCCGTCGGTCGTCCTGGCGCGTCATCTCCAGCATCGAGCAGAAAAACGAAGGCAGCGACAAGAAGCAAACGATGGCAAAATCATACCGTGAGAAGATCGAGAAAGAGCTTCAGGACATCTGCACCGATGTGTTG GGACTCCTGGACAAATTCCTTATCGCCAATGCAACTCAAGCTGACAGTGAGGTCTTCTACCTGAAGATGAAGGGAGATTACTACCGATACCTCTCCGAGGTTGCAAATGGGGACCAAAAGACAG CTACGGTGGAAAACTCGCAGCAAGCCTACCAGCAGGCGTTTGAGATCAGCAAGATGAAAATGGAGTCGACCCATCCCATCCGACTTGGCCTGGCTCTCAACTTCTCCGTGTTCTACTATGAGATCCTGAATTCTCCTGAAAAGGCGTGCCAACTGGCAAAGTCG GCATTCGATGACGCAATTGCAGAACTGGATTCATTGGGTGATGATTCGTACAAAGACAGCACCTTGATTATGCAGTTACTACGGGACAACTTAACT TTATGGACATCCGACACCCAGCAAGAAGAAGCGGAGACTGGCGAGGGGGAGAACTAA
- the LOC139277667 gene encoding 14-3-3 protein beta/alpha-1-like isoform X1, which produces MILKMEKSELVQKAKLAEQAERYDDMAAAMKGITEKGDELSNEERNLLSVAYKNVVGARRSSWRVISSIEQKNEGSDKKQTMAKSYREKIEKELQDICTDVLGLLDKFLIANATQADSEVFYLKMKGDYYRYLSEVANGDQKTATVENSQQAYQQAFEISKMKMESTHPIRLGLALNFSVFYYEILNSPEKACQLAKSAFDDAIAELDSLGDDSYKDSTLIMQLLRDNLTLWTSDTQQEEAETGEGEN; this is translated from the exons ATGA TCCTGAAGATGGAAAAAAGTGAGCTGGTCCAGAAAGCTAAGCTTGCCGAGCAGGCTGAGCGCTACGATGACATGGCAGCCGCGATGAAAGGCATCACGGAGAAAGGCGATGAACTCTCAAATGAGGAGCGGAACCTGCTTTCCGTCGCCTACAAGAACGTTGTTGGGGCCCGTCGGTCGTCCTGGCGCGTCATCTCCAGCATCGAGCAGAAAAACGAAGGCAGCGACAAGAAGCAAACGATGGCAAAATCATACCGTGAGAAGATCGAGAAAGAGCTTCAGGACATCTGCACCGATGTGTTG GGACTCCTGGACAAATTCCTTATCGCCAATGCAACTCAAGCTGACAGTGAGGTCTTCTACCTGAAGATGAAGGGAGATTACTACCGATACCTCTCCGAGGTTGCAAATGGGGACCAAAAGACAG CTACGGTGGAAAACTCGCAGCAAGCCTACCAGCAGGCGTTTGAGATCAGCAAGATGAAAATGGAGTCGACCCATCCCATCCGACTTGGCCTGGCTCTCAACTTCTCCGTGTTCTACTATGAGATCCTGAATTCTCCTGAAAAGGCGTGCCAACTGGCAAAGTCG GCATTCGATGACGCAATTGCAGAACTGGATTCATTGGGTGATGATTCGTACAAAGACAGCACCTTGATTATGCAGTTACTACGGGACAACTTAACT TTATGGACATCCGACACCCAGCAAGAAGAAGCGGAGACTGGCGAGGGGGAGAACTAA